From a single Mobula birostris isolate sMobBir1 chromosome 13, sMobBir1.hap1, whole genome shotgun sequence genomic region:
- the LOC140207626 gene encoding antigen WC1.1-like, which yields MTQAAGPVWLDEVKCTGSEPFLSSCRSSSFGQHDCDHKEDVIVLCSGSGVTPTERNNSDFGNWTPSIMVTVCITLGFVFIIELLILVTIARRRSAISDALMSGYGSPVDFYQAIYEEIENIPPFKKFTEMQGSVTGSIPSINEAEYYTNDYLYSACHDPQDPEGLFSNIHEAQS from the exons ATGACCCAGGCAGCCGGTCCTGTCTGGCTTGATGAAGTAAAATGCACGGGAAGTGAACCTTTTCTGTCCAGCTGTCGTTCCTCATCATTTGGTCAACACGACTGTGATCACAAAGAAGATGTCATCGTTCTTTGTTCTG GTTCCGGAGTGACTCCTACTGAACGCAACAATTCAG ATTTTGGAAACTGGACCCCATCCATCATGGTCACTGTCTGCATAACCCTTGGATTTGTATTCATCATTGAGTTATTAATACTGGTGACGATAGCAAGGAGACGGTCAGCAATCAGTG ATGCACTAATGAGTGGCTATGGATCACCTGTTGACTTTTACCAAGCAATTTACGAGGAAATTGAGAATATTCCACCATTCAAGAAATTTACTGAGATGCAAGGTTCAG TTACTGGATCCATTCCTTCCATTAATGAAGCCGAATATTACACCAACGACTATCTATATAGTGCATGTCATGATCCACAAGACCCTGAAGGGTTGTTTTCCAATATTCATG AGGCCCAGTCGTAG